The proteins below come from a single candidate division WOR-3 bacterium genomic window:
- a CDS encoding zinc-ribbon domain-containing protein yields MIVECSHCKTKYNIDEKKIPSAGVKVRCKKCGGVIYIRRPSVATPVADVPPKKTSYTAPAPVVEPGAGEGSPPPPEVEKPPSMDLPKKAEAERKAVEESVERKVHLSEGELSEEDKKWHARARRLAKALASDLVLYNKARVEQGLKDGTIAELLGPEIRRSWDYYCQQIPKHIVESTDYFKEQLNTIVGKGTKIFK; encoded by the coding sequence ATGATTGTTGAGTGCAGCCACTGCAAGACCAAATACAATATCGATGAAAAGAAGATACCTTCAGCGGGCGTCAAGGTTCGGTGCAAGAAATGTGGTGGAGTGATATATATACGAAGACCTTCGGTCGCAACGCCGGTTGCCGATGTTCCCCCCAAGAAGACATCATACACGGCTCCGGCACCTGTGGTCGAGCCGGGAGCCGGTGAGGGGTCACCGCCACCCCCCGAGGTCGAAAAACCCCCATCGATGGATTTGCCTAAAAAGGCAGAGGCGGAACGCAAGGCGGTTGAAGAATCGGTTGAGAGGAAAGTACATCTCTCCGAGGGAGAACTGAGCGAAGAAGATAAGAAATGGCATGCAAGAGCCCGCCGCTTGGCCAAGGCTCTGGCCTCGGACCTCGTGCTGTACAACAAAGCAAGGGTGGAGCAGGGCTTGAAAGATGGCACGATCGCTGAACTCCTGGGCCCGGAGATACGCAGATCATGGGATTATTACTGCCAGCAGATTCCCAAACACATTGTAGAGAGTACGGATTATTTCAAGGAGCAACTGAATACAATCGTTGGTAAAGGCACGAAAATATTCAAATAA
- the coaE gene encoding dephospho-CoA kinase (Dephospho-CoA kinase (CoaE) performs the final step in coenzyme A biosynthesis.) yields the protein MRPGLRVVIGLAGNVGTGKTTAAKVFADLGASCISADKIGWEVLPEISLMLQRRFGKEIMKGRKIDKIKLRDLVFADRAKLNFLNRLSHPLLVKKIIKEISCVKSGIVIVDAALLFDWPEICALTDYTMLMTARDDIMSARAKAKGIDEKVFSMIRSMQKSEKELSGRADFVISNNGTLTELRKKCKEIYRRIKDDC from the coding sequence ATGCGCCCTGGCCTAAGAGTTGTGATCGGGCTAGCCGGGAATGTAGGTACAGGAAAGACGACGGCAGCAAAGGTATTTGCGGATCTGGGTGCTTCTTGTATTTCTGCAGATAAAATAGGGTGGGAGGTGTTGCCGGAAATATCCCTGATGCTTCAGAGGAGATTCGGAAAAGAGATAATGAAGGGGCGTAAGATCGATAAAATCAAACTCCGTGATCTGGTTTTTGCTGACCGTGCGAAACTGAATTTTCTTAATCGGTTATCACATCCTTTGCTGGTAAAGAAGATTATCAAGGAGATATCTTGTGTTAAGTCCGGTATCGTCATTGTCGATGCAGCACTACTATTCGATTGGCCCGAGATTTGTGCATTGACCGACTATACGATGTTGATGACAGCCCGTGATGATATTATGTCGGCTCGCGCTAAAGCGAAGGGTATTGATGAGAAAGTGTTTTCCATGATACGGTCAATGCAGAAGAGTGAGAAAGAATTGTCTGGAAGGGCGGATTTTGTCATTAGCAATAACGGAACATTGACCGAATTGCGCAAGAAGTGTAAGGAAATCTACCGGCGGATAAAAGATGATTGTTGA
- the fabF gene encoding beta-ketoacyl-ACP synthase II, whose product MRRVVVTGLGAITPLGNDAKTTWERLLKGISGIDNITSFDTTEHVVKIAGEVKDFRPDERIPPKTVRRLDRCVQLSLWSAVEAVEDSKIDFGKYDPDRIGVIIGSGIGGLLTWEAEHRKFIEQGPSRVSPFLIPMMISDMTSGYVSIHWGLKGPNYTTVSACASGAHAIGEAFRAVKYGDADVVITGGAESPITPFAVAGFSNMKALSRRNDEPQKASRPFDKARDGFVIAEGAATLVLEELAFAEARGARIYCEILGYGATGDGYHITAPAPEGEGARRSMARSIKEANCRNEDIDFINTHGTSTELNDKFEARAIKDLFGAHASSLVLNATKSMLGHSLGAAGAVESVVMILSIRDQIVHPTINLDDPDPECEGLDIVRGESRKVKIDYGLSNSLGFGGHNATLCFKRF is encoded by the coding sequence ATGAGAAGGGTCGTTGTTACAGGGCTGGGTGCGATTACACCATTGGGAAATGATGCCAAGACGACTTGGGAGAGGCTTCTCAAAGGAATCAGTGGTATCGATAATATCACGTCCTTTGATACGACTGAACATGTGGTCAAGATCGCCGGTGAGGTTAAAGATTTTCGTCCTGACGAGCGGATTCCTCCCAAAACTGTAAGGAGGCTTGACCGGTGTGTTCAGTTGTCGCTGTGGTCGGCTGTCGAGGCGGTCGAAGACTCGAAGATTGATTTCGGCAAGTACGATCCGGACCGGATTGGAGTGATAATCGGTTCTGGCATCGGCGGGCTCTTGACCTGGGAGGCAGAACACAGGAAATTCATCGAGCAAGGACCGAGTCGTGTTTCACCATTTCTCATTCCTATGATGATCAGCGATATGACTTCCGGATACGTTTCCATTCACTGGGGACTGAAAGGACCCAATTATACTACTGTATCAGCCTGTGCTTCCGGTGCTCACGCAATCGGTGAAGCTTTTCGTGCGGTCAAATATGGCGATGCCGACGTTGTGATCACGGGTGGCGCAGAGTCGCCGATCACTCCGTTTGCCGTCGCAGGTTTCAGCAACATGAAGGCACTCTCAAGGCGCAACGACGAGCCACAAAAAGCGTCGAGACCATTTGATAAGGCGCGCGATGGATTCGTGATTGCCGAGGGCGCGGCGACCCTGGTTCTGGAAGAACTGGCATTCGCGGAAGCAAGGGGTGCGAGGATATATTGCGAGATCTTGGGTTACGGTGCCACTGGTGACGGTTATCATATAACTGCTCCGGCACCCGAAGGAGAAGGCGCGCGCAGGTCCATGGCAAGATCGATAAAGGAAGCCAATTGCCGGAACGAAGATATTGATTTCATAAATACCCATGGTACGTCGACCGAGTTAAACGATAAGTTCGAAGCTCGGGCTATTAAGGATTTATTCGGCGCCCACGCCAGTTCACTGGTGCTGAACGCCACGAAGTCTATGCTTGGTCATAGCCTTGGCGCCGCTGGCGCGGTTGAGTCTGTGGTTATGATCCTCTCGATCAGGGATCAGATCGTGCATCCCACGATAAACCTCGATGATCCCGATCCCGAGTGTGAAGGTTTGGACATTGTGCGTGGCGAGTCCAGGAAAGTGAAGATAGATTACGGATTGTCAAATTCGCTCGGTTTCGGTGGACATAACGCAACACTTTGCTTCAAGCGTTTTTGA
- the acpP gene encoding acyl carrier protein has product MALFDEVRNIIVEQLHVPPEKVTIDAKFIEDLGADSLDTVELIMAFEEKFSLQISEEEAQKLDNVGKAVSYLEEKLKQK; this is encoded by the coding sequence ATGGCCCTTTTTGATGAGGTAAGAAATATAATCGTGGAGCAGCTACATGTACCACCAGAGAAAGTCACAATTGATGCCAAGTTCATTGAAGATCTTGGTGCGGATTCCCTTGACACGGTTGAGTTGATCATGGCATTCGAGGAGAAATTCAGTCTCCAGATATCAGAGGAAGAGGCGCAGAAGCTCGACAACGTGGGTAAGGCGGTGTCCTATTTAGAGGAGAAGCTTAAGCAGAAATGA
- the fabG gene encoding 3-oxoacyl-[acyl-carrier-protein] reductase, whose amino-acid sequence MAVDVRVGLITGGATGIGAAIVRRFVQADTQVVICDVDEENGEKLAAEIGESARFYRLDIADEKQVNEVVEEISGDFGRIDFLINNAGITNDKLLIRMSKDDWDRVLQVNLTGTFLVTRAVVKHMMKQRYGRIVNIASVIGLVGNFGQTNYAASKAGIIAFTKSCAKEFSSRNINVNAVAPGFIETRMTEVIPEDIRQNYLHLIPLGRFGEPTDVANLVFFLTSDEASYITGQTICVDGGMVMR is encoded by the coding sequence ATGGCTGTGGATGTCAGAGTTGGTCTAATCACTGGCGGTGCTACAGGTATTGGTGCAGCAATTGTCCGTCGTTTCGTGCAGGCAGACACGCAAGTGGTAATCTGCGATGTTGATGAAGAGAACGGTGAGAAATTGGCGGCGGAGATTGGGGAGTCCGCCAGATTCTACAGACTGGATATAGCTGACGAAAAGCAGGTAAACGAAGTCGTAGAAGAAATATCTGGAGATTTCGGCAGAATAGACTTCCTTATTAATAATGCGGGTATAACCAACGACAAGCTGTTGATACGTATGAGCAAGGACGATTGGGATCGCGTTCTGCAGGTCAATCTTACGGGTACCTTTCTCGTCACGAGAGCCGTGGTGAAACACATGATGAAACAACGTTATGGCAGGATAGTAAATATCGCTTCGGTGATAGGACTAGTGGGTAACTTTGGTCAGACAAACTATGCCGCGAGCAAAGCTGGGATAATCGCGTTCACGAAATCATGTGCAAAAGAATTCTCAAGCCGCAACATCAATGTCAACGCGGTGGCACCCGGTTTCATCGAAACAAGGATGACCGAAGTTATTCCCGAGGATATCAGGCAGAACTACCTACATTTGATACCGCTTGGTCGCTTTGGAGAACCCACTGATGTTGCGAATTTGGTTTTTTTCTTGACCTCCGACGAGGCTTCGTACATAACCGGCCAGACTATATGTGTGGACGGCGGAATGGTCATGAGGTAG
- a CDS encoding isocitrate/isopropylmalate family dehydrogenase → MKKLAKKKIVKKTKTPAVIVRAQQHFGGILETQLQRVRRLKKAQEWIEYGKLHPLIIGILGGDGIGPYITAEAQRVLEQILKGEVSRGKVEFRVIEGMTIEKRSEVMKPIPDDVLVEIKKCHVTLKGPTTTPKKGDPWPNIESANVAVRKELDLFANVRPVRVPALGIDWMFFRENTEDVYALGPFGIEVTPDIAIDFKLTTKPGSDRIIRLAFEYAKKNKVNRVTAVTKANVVKTTDGLFLKTFYEIAREYPGIESDDWFIDIMTAKLVDEKRRREFKVMVLPNLYGDILTDEAAEFQGGVGTAGSANIGKRYAMFEAIHGSAPRMVKEGRAKYADPSSVIRAGSMLLNHCGYVEHARKLEMALDICGQHEKKLVMTGRSTGATGRDFCNYILDTMNDPGLEQRWKGYQQV, encoded by the coding sequence ATGAAGAAGCTTGCTAAGAAGAAAATAGTGAAGAAGACCAAGACGCCGGCTGTGATCGTCAGGGCCCAGCAACATTTTGGGGGAATACTCGAAACCCAACTTCAGCGAGTCAGGCGTCTAAAGAAAGCCCAGGAATGGATAGAATATGGAAAACTCCATCCGTTGATCATTGGAATTCTGGGTGGTGATGGTATTGGCCCTTACATAACGGCCGAGGCACAGCGGGTACTTGAGCAGATTCTCAAAGGTGAAGTTTCGCGTGGCAAGGTCGAGTTCCGGGTGATTGAGGGCATGACCATTGAGAAGCGGTCCGAGGTCATGAAACCGATACCGGATGATGTCCTGGTCGAAATAAAGAAATGCCACGTGACATTGAAGGGGCCGACGACAACACCGAAGAAGGGCGATCCCTGGCCGAATATCGAGAGTGCTAACGTTGCAGTGCGGAAGGAATTGGATTTGTTTGCCAACGTGCGACCGGTGCGCGTTCCTGCACTGGGTATTGACTGGATGTTCTTCCGGGAGAATACCGAAGATGTGTACGCACTGGGACCTTTCGGCATTGAAGTAACACCGGACATCGCGATCGATTTCAAGCTTACAACAAAACCAGGCAGTGATCGTATTATCAGGCTGGCTTTCGAATACGCCAAGAAGAACAAGGTGAATCGCGTGACCGCGGTTACGAAGGCAAATGTTGTCAAAACCACTGATGGGCTTTTTCTCAAGACGTTCTATGAAATAGCCAGGGAATATCCCGGGATTGAGTCGGATGATTGGTTTATTGATATTATGACCGCGAAACTTGTTGATGAAAAACGACGGCGTGAGTTCAAGGTGATGGTTCTTCCGAACCTCTATGGTGATATTCTTACGGATGAGGCTGCTGAATTCCAGGGTGGTGTTGGTACTGCTGGCAGTGCAAATATCGGCAAGCGCTACGCCATGTTCGAGGCGATTCATGGAAGCGCTCCGCGTATGGTAAAGGAAGGCAGGGCGAAATACGCAGACCCGAGCAGTGTCATCCGGGCAGGTTCCATGCTTCTCAATCATTGCGGATATGTGGAGCATGCGAGGAAACTCGAGATGGCGCTTGATATATGTGGTCAACATGAGAAAAAGCTCGTGATGACTGGGCGTTCCACTGGGGCAACGGGACGTGATTTCTGCAATTACATTCTGGATACGATGAATGACCCCGGTCTGGAACAACGCTGGAAAGGATATCAACAGGTTTAG
- a CDS encoding 3-isopropylmalate dehydratase small subunit → MILKGKAWKFGDSISTDLICPGRYFHLRSNLPELAKHVLEDADKEFASKMTEGDFVVAGGNFGLGSSREHAPTIIKLAGVSAVLAKSFARIFYRNAINVGLPLLECDTDKIEQGDEIWVDLATGIIKNKTKDIELTAHPLPKAMLNILNDGGLLSHIKKHGDFKLD, encoded by the coding sequence ATGATTCTTAAGGGAAAGGCATGGAAATTTGGCGACAGTATCTCAACCGATCTGATCTGTCCTGGACGGTACTTCCACTTGCGATCTAATCTACCAGAGCTTGCCAAACATGTGCTCGAAGATGCTGATAAGGAATTTGCCTCGAAGATGACAGAGGGTGATTTCGTCGTGGCCGGTGGTAATTTCGGGCTGGGTAGTTCACGAGAGCATGCACCGACAATCATAAAGCTTGCAGGTGTATCGGCAGTACTGGCAAAGTCTTTCGCGCGGATATTCTATCGTAATGCCATAAACGTTGGCCTGCCTCTCCTGGAATGCGATACTGATAAGATCGAACAAGGTGATGAGATCTGGGTTGACCTGGCGACCGGTATAATAAAGAACAAAACGAAAGACATTGAACTCACTGCCCATCCGTTGCCAAAGGCGATGCTGAATATTCTGAATGATGGAGGACTTCTGTCGCACATAAAGAAGCACGGCGATTTTAAACTAGATTAG
- a CDS encoding citrate (Si)-synthase: MGKLKEKLTKMIPALREDIKGFVKQNADKVISEVKVSQLYGGMRGVKALVCDTSVVPPDKGLIIRGRPVAELKDQLPEAVFYLLVTGEMPDAEALESLKNELSSRCQVPDYVWKTLEALPRDSHPMVMFSLGILAMEKESVFRKQYTAGMKKEDYWDATLEDCMNLLGKLPNLAAGIYRMKFDKGSRIEPDPKLDWAANYAHMLGIKDSTGSFADLMRLYMVLHSDHEGGNVSAHTCHCVGSALSDPYYAVSAGLNGLAGPLHGLANQECLRWVIMVKEKFGGVPTDDQLKQFAWDTLNSGQVIPGYGHAVLRITDPRFDAFREFGARVCADDPYFQIVDKVFNVIPLVLKEHGKAKDPWPNVDAASGCLLYHFGLTEFEYYTVLFGVSRAMGMCSQLIVSRALGEAIERPKSVTTSWVKEAVSKG; the protein is encoded by the coding sequence ATGGGCAAACTAAAAGAAAAACTTACAAAAATGATTCCTGCGCTGCGGGAAGATATCAAGGGTTTTGTCAAACAGAATGCTGACAAAGTCATATCAGAGGTTAAGGTGTCACAATTATATGGTGGCATGCGGGGCGTCAAAGCCTTAGTGTGTGATACCTCGGTAGTACCTCCGGATAAAGGACTCATCATTCGCGGTCGACCTGTTGCTGAATTGAAGGATCAATTGCCCGAGGCCGTTTTTTACCTCTTGGTAACGGGTGAGATGCCGGATGCAGAGGCTCTGGAATCCCTGAAGAATGAGCTGAGCAGCCGGTGTCAAGTACCCGACTACGTCTGGAAAACACTCGAAGCACTACCCAGGGATTCTCACCCCATGGTGATGTTCAGCCTGGGCATTCTCGCGATGGAGAAGGAGTCGGTTTTCAGAAAGCAGTATACTGCTGGGATGAAAAAAGAAGATTACTGGGATGCTACACTTGAGGATTGCATGAATCTTCTTGGCAAACTTCCAAATCTTGCTGCTGGTATTTATCGCATGAAATTTGACAAGGGTTCGAGGATCGAACCCGATCCAAAGCTTGATTGGGCGGCAAACTACGCGCATATGCTTGGCATAAAGGATTCGACCGGATCATTCGCAGATCTCATGCGGCTCTATATGGTCCTGCATTCTGATCATGAAGGCGGGAATGTGAGTGCCCACACGTGCCACTGCGTTGGTTCGGCGCTTTCGGATCCCTATTACGCCGTGTCAGCGGGCCTGAACGGTCTGGCCGGACCGTTGCATGGTTTGGCAAATCAAGAATGTTTACGCTGGGTGATAATGGTCAAGGAGAAGTTCGGTGGCGTGCCGACTGACGATCAACTCAAGCAGTTTGCCTGGGACACGTTGAATTCCGGGCAGGTCATCCCGGGGTACGGTCATGCGGTGCTCAGGATAACTGATCCGCGTTTTGATGCATTCCGAGAATTCGGCGCGCGGGTCTGCGCTGATGATCCTTATTTCCAGATCGTTGATAAGGTCTTCAACGTGATCCCCCTTGTGTTGAAGGAACATGGTAAGGCAAAAGACCCCTGGCCGAATGTCGACGCGGCCTCGGGCTGTCTGTTGTACCATTTCGGCCTGACCGAGTTTGAGTACTACACGGTTTTGTTTGGAGTATCGAGGGCCATGGGAATGTGCTCACAGCTCATCGTTAGCCGAGCTCTTGGTGAGGCCATTGAAAGGCCAAAGTCGGTAACAACGAGTTGGGTCAAAGAAGCGGTGTCAAAGGGTTAA
- a CDS encoding 3-isopropylmalate dehydratase large subunit has product MGKTLAEKILSEKSGQDAHSGDIVIARVDVAAFQDGTGPLGVRQLQKMGLDRVRAPKSIFFLDHAAPSPRKELSNDHMLLREFSRKSGAVLSEVGEGVIHQRLVESYAKPGDVVIGGDSHTCTSGALGAFATGMGSTDVAIGMAMGKTWFKVPETFRVEVTGDFPPGVYSKDLILYLIGLLGADGATYKALEFGGPAIRKMSMESRFVLSNMAVEAGAKTGLIASDEKTKQYLKVRGRLKDWRPLVPDRDAVYERVINIDARKLSPQVAFPHTVDNTKSVREARGIKVDQVFLGTCTNGRMEDLKIAARILKGRKRADRTRLVVVPASRDVYLAAVKLGLLDTFVRAGAIIMGPGCGPCVGVHQGVLGDGEVCLSTANRNFRGRMGNPEGMVYLASPATAACSAIKGQISDPREFFLKVRREKTQKPLRRRKKR; this is encoded by the coding sequence ATGGGTAAGACCTTGGCGGAAAAGATTCTATCCGAGAAGAGTGGCCAGGATGCACATTCCGGCGACATAGTAATCGCCCGTGTCGATGTGGCTGCCTTTCAGGATGGCACCGGGCCGTTGGGTGTACGTCAGCTTCAGAAGATGGGTTTGGATAGAGTCCGGGCACCGAAGTCAATATTCTTTCTCGACCATGCTGCACCCTCCCCACGCAAGGAGCTGTCGAATGACCATATGCTCCTTCGCGAATTCAGCCGCAAGTCTGGGGCGGTCCTTTCCGAGGTAGGCGAAGGTGTGATCCACCAGCGGTTGGTCGAGTCTTACGCAAAACCTGGTGATGTCGTGATCGGAGGCGATTCACATACCTGCACCTCAGGAGCACTGGGTGCCTTTGCCACTGGCATGGGGTCGACCGACGTGGCGATCGGAATGGCAATGGGAAAAACATGGTTCAAGGTTCCTGAAACATTCCGGGTTGAAGTAACCGGCGATTTTCCGCCGGGCGTTTATTCAAAGGATCTCATTCTCTATCTGATCGGCCTGCTCGGTGCAGATGGTGCCACCTACAAGGCCCTGGAGTTTGGCGGACCAGCGATCAGAAAAATGTCGATGGAGTCGCGCTTTGTCCTGTCCAATATGGCTGTCGAGGCAGGGGCAAAGACCGGTCTGATTGCTTCGGATGAGAAGACGAAACAGTACCTCAAGGTGCGTGGACGCTTGAAGGATTGGCGACCATTGGTGCCCGACAGGGATGCTGTATACGAGCGCGTTATCAATATCGATGCGCGGAAACTATCACCCCAGGTTGCATTTCCCCACACTGTGGACAACACAAAGAGTGTACGAGAAGCGCGTGGAATCAAGGTCGACCAAGTCTTCCTCGGCACTTGTACTAACGGTCGCATGGAGGATTTGAAGATTGCCGCCAGAATACTCAAAGGCAGGAAACGTGCGGACCGCACGCGATTGGTTGTCGTCCCGGCTTCCCGTGATGTATATCTGGCTGCTGTGAAGTTGGGATTGTTAGATACATTTGTCCGTGCGGGCGCTATTATAATGGGGCCGGGGTGCGGTCCTTGTGTCGGCGTTCATCAAGGCGTTCTTGGTGATGGAGAGGTTTGTCTCTCAACCGCCAACAGAAATTTCCGCGGGCGCATGGGCAATCCTGAAGGTATGGTTTACCTGGCCTCACCTGCCACTGCTGCTTGTTCGGCCATCAAGGGTCAGATCAGCGATCCAAGAGAATTTTTTTTGAAAGTTCGTCGCGAGAAAACACAAAAACCTCTAAGGCGGCGAAAGAAAAGATAA
- a CDS encoding acylphosphatase → MNKSVRVHIIVQGIVQGVFFRADTRRVAQSLVLTGWVKNLPDGRVEILAEGPPDKMDDFVHWCQKGPSFSRVEHAEVNWAKPTGEFASFEIRY, encoded by the coding sequence ATGAATAAATCAGTGCGCGTGCATATCATCGTACAGGGCATTGTACAAGGTGTTTTCTTCCGTGCGGATACGAGAAGGGTTGCGCAATCTCTGGTACTCACCGGTTGGGTGAAGAACTTGCCCGATGGGAGGGTGGAGATACTTGCCGAAGGCCCACCCGACAAGATGGATGATTTTGTGCACTGGTGTCAGAAGGGTCCTTCATTCTCGCGTGTCGAGCACGCTGAAGTCAACTGGGCGAAGCCGACGGGTGAGTTCGCTTCTTTTGAAATCAGATATTGA
- the rlmN gene encoding 23S rRNA (adenine(2503)-C(2))-methyltransferase RlmN — translation MKENFKRYSLVQAGDKLVDLGLQKYRAEQVFKWIWQKNAGDFSVMTNISKELRDYFNGIYSIAGVRIADLQREDVDAEKYLLELEDGLHVESVFIREGTRRTICVSCQVGCPLACKFCATGVLGFDRSLHAYEIADQVRVIQENRGDKCTNVVFMGMGEPFLNFDEVIGALEILSSPLGLGIGRRHTTVSTVGIVEGIEALLKSSIRVKLAISLNFADEELRKDLMPIARKNPLKDVLRLAKIYSLQKEMVTFEYVMIRDINDGIQDAQKLIRLLRNIPSKINLIPYNEHPQLPYKRPGDENIEAFFSSLLESHHTVVIRKSRGQTILAGCGQLSGSLAARG, via the coding sequence ATGAAGGAGAACTTCAAGCGATATTCATTGGTTCAGGCCGGGGATAAGCTGGTTGATTTGGGGCTCCAGAAATACCGTGCCGAACAGGTGTTCAAGTGGATCTGGCAGAAGAACGCGGGTGATTTTTCGGTGATGACCAATATTTCCAAAGAATTGCGGGATTACTTCAATGGGATATATTCGATCGCCGGGGTTAGAATCGCAGATTTACAGCGCGAAGATGTAGATGCTGAGAAGTATCTACTGGAACTGGAAGATGGCCTCCATGTTGAGTCGGTATTCATCCGGGAAGGCACAAGACGTACGATATGTGTCTCCTGTCAGGTGGGGTGCCCGCTTGCCTGCAAGTTCTGTGCAACTGGTGTACTCGGCTTCGACCGGAGCCTCCATGCGTACGAGATCGCGGATCAGGTACGGGTTATTCAGGAAAACAGGGGAGACAAATGCACCAATGTCGTTTTCATGGGAATGGGCGAGCCGTTCCTCAATTTTGATGAAGTTATCGGGGCGCTGGAGATCCTGTCTTCACCTTTGGGCCTTGGCATCGGCAGGAGGCATACTACAGTGTCAACTGTTGGAATTGTTGAAGGCATTGAAGCTCTATTGAAATCTTCGATCCGGGTCAAGCTGGCGATCTCACTGAATTTTGCCGACGAAGAGCTCAGAAAGGATCTCATGCCGATCGCCCGAAAGAATCCGCTTAAGGATGTCTTGAGACTCGCCAAGATCTACTCGCTGCAAAAAGAGATGGTGACGTTTGAATATGTGATGATCAGAGATATCAATGATGGCATTCAAGACGCACAGAAATTGATTCGACTGCTAAGAAATATACCTTCGAAAATAAACCTCATACCATATAACGAACACCCTCAGTTGCCCTACAAGAGGCCCGGGGACGAGAACATAGAGGCTTTTTTCTCGAGTCTTCTGGAATCGCATCATACCGTGGTCATCAGAAAATCACGGGGACAGACGATTCTAGCTGGCTGCGGTCAATTGAGCGGTTCGCTGGCCGCACGAGGATAA